A genomic stretch from Cellulomonas sp. KRMCY2 includes:
- a CDS encoding DEAD/DEAH box helicase, with amino-acid sequence MTTTTDPGSQPDTDETIDVAATRSQPTEPQDLSAAASSADAQTIQARDPSFADYDIRPEIVQALADVGISNPFPIQAMTLPVALAGHDIIGQAKTGTGKTLGFGVPLLNGVLAPDEEGFSSLPAPGKPQALVVVPTRELAVQVAGDLATASTRRSVRVLQVYGGRAYEPQVEALARGVEVVVGTPGRMIDLMNQGFLDLSRARTVVLDEADEMLDLGFLPDVEKLLSRTPASRQTMLFSATMPGAVVAMARRYMTQPTHIRAQDPDDGGATLKAIKQVVYRAHAMDKVEVLARMLQARGRGLTIVFARTKRTCAKVADDLAERGFASGAIHGDLGQGAREQALRAFRSGKIDVLVATDVAARGIDVDDVTHVVNYQCPEDEKTYLHRTGRTGRAGKTGTAVTFVDWDDMPRWGLINKALDLGYPEPVETYSNSAHLFTELDIPENTKGRLPRSAQVRAGLSAESLEDLGETGKHTTRAAPRPDGSGRDGHRSGGGHGEHGHGGSGGGGGRGGAGGSGARGARDERGGRGERSGERTRGAAGTAQSSEPTTSQAGPPAEGASSGEGGKRRSRSRRRTRGGAGADGGTTATDA; translated from the coding sequence ATGACCACCACGACCGATCCCGGCTCTCAGCCGGATACCGACGAGACCATCGACGTCGCTGCCACCAGGTCGCAGCCGACCGAGCCGCAGGACCTGTCCGCTGCCGCGTCGAGTGCCGATGCGCAGACCATCCAGGCACGTGACCCGTCGTTCGCCGACTACGACATCCGCCCCGAGATCGTCCAGGCCCTGGCCGACGTGGGGATCAGCAACCCGTTCCCGATCCAGGCGATGACGCTGCCGGTCGCCCTGGCCGGCCACGACATCATCGGCCAGGCCAAGACCGGCACGGGCAAGACCCTCGGCTTCGGGGTCCCGCTGCTCAACGGCGTGCTCGCACCTGACGAGGAGGGCTTCAGCTCCCTGCCCGCGCCCGGCAAGCCGCAGGCGCTCGTGGTCGTGCCGACCCGCGAGCTCGCCGTCCAGGTCGCCGGTGACCTGGCCACGGCCTCCACGCGACGCAGTGTCCGGGTGCTGCAGGTCTACGGCGGCCGCGCCTACGAGCCGCAGGTCGAGGCGCTCGCCCGTGGCGTCGAGGTCGTCGTCGGCACCCCCGGCCGCATGATCGACCTGATGAACCAGGGCTTCCTCGACCTGTCCCGGGCACGCACCGTCGTGCTCGACGAGGCCGACGAGATGCTCGACCTCGGCTTCCTGCCGGATGTCGAGAAGCTGCTGTCCCGCACACCGGCGTCCCGCCAGACCATGCTGTTCTCGGCGACCATGCCGGGCGCCGTCGTGGCGATGGCCCGCCGGTACATGACGCAGCCCACGCACATCCGCGCGCAGGACCCGGACGACGGCGGCGCGACGCTCAAGGCGATCAAGCAGGTCGTCTACCGCGCGCACGCCATGGACAAGGTCGAGGTGCTGGCCCGGATGCTGCAGGCACGCGGCCGCGGTCTGACGATCGTCTTCGCACGGACCAAGCGGACCTGCGCCAAGGTGGCCGACGATCTCGCCGAGCGCGGCTTCGCGTCGGGCGCCATCCACGGCGACCTCGGTCAGGGTGCGCGTGAGCAGGCCCTGCGGGCCTTCCGCAGCGGCAAGATCGACGTGCTCGTCGCCACCGATGTGGCGGCTCGCGGCATCGACGTCGACGACGTCACGCACGTGGTCAACTACCAGTGCCCCGAGGACGAGAAGACCTACCTGCACCGCACCGGGCGCACCGGGCGCGCCGGCAAGACGGGTACCGCCGTGACGTTCGTCGACTGGGACGACATGCCGCGCTGGGGCCTGATCAACAAGGCACTCGACCTCGGCTACCCCGAGCCGGTCGAGACCTACTCGAACTCGGCCCACCTGTTCACCGAGCTGGACATCCCCGAGAACACCAAGGGCCGCCTGCCGCGGTCCGCGCAGGTTCGCGCGGGGCTCAGCGCGGAGTCGCTCGAGGACCTCGGCGAGACCGGCAAGCACACCACGCGCGCAGCGCCGAGGCCCGACGGCTCCGGCCGCGACGGGCACCGGTCGGGCGGCGGCCACGGCGAGCACGGCCACGGCGGATCCGGGGGCGGCGGTGGCCGCGGCGGAGCCGGCGGTTCGGGAGCCCGCGGCGCGCGCGACGAGCGCGGCGGTCGGGGCGAGCGCTCCGGCGAGCGCACCCGCGGTGCGGCCGGCACCGCACAGTCGTCCGAGCCGACCACGAGCCAGGCCGGCCCACCAGCAGAGGGTGCGTCGTCCGGCGAGGGCGGCAAGCGACGGTCACGCAGCCGGCGTCGCACCCGGGGCGGGGCCGGCGCCGACGGCGGCACCACCGCGACCGACGCCTGA
- a CDS encoding ferritin-like fold-containing protein — protein MTSAPPADPLEHTASDEVTDDADLTPTALGHSLAVLGMIAFSELATFSRLAADAAAAPSLDQRLELSRLAGVALDRLSRVGARVVELGGELQPVMAPFAGVLVEFDQRTVPSTWGERLLKGYVGYGVSDDFGRIIAKALDPRTGDLVATVLSDDGHSRFVVESLAQAATVDATLASRLALWGRRLVGEALGVVQGVIADHPELADLLDLAMADVPGNGDVQQRLFAELTAEHSRRMERLGLTP, from the coding sequence ATGACCAGTGCACCGCCGGCGGACCCTCTCGAGCACACCGCATCGGACGAGGTGACCGACGACGCGGACCTGACGCCGACCGCCCTCGGGCACAGCCTCGCGGTGCTCGGGATGATCGCGTTCAGCGAGCTCGCCACCTTCTCCCGCCTGGCCGCCGACGCGGCCGCAGCCCCGTCCCTCGACCAGCGGCTCGAGCTCTCCCGGCTCGCCGGGGTCGCGCTGGACCGGCTCAGTCGGGTCGGCGCACGGGTGGTCGAGCTGGGCGGGGAGCTCCAGCCCGTGATGGCCCCGTTCGCCGGGGTCCTGGTCGAGTTCGACCAGCGCACCGTTCCGAGCACGTGGGGGGAGCGGCTGCTCAAGGGCTACGTCGGCTACGGCGTGTCCGACGACTTCGGCCGGATCATCGCGAAGGCGCTCGACCCGAGGACCGGCGACCTGGTGGCCACGGTGCTCTCCGACGACGGGCACTCGCGGTTCGTCGTCGAGTCGCTCGCCCAGGCAGCGACCGTCGACGCGACGCTCGCGTCACGACTGGCCCTGTGGGGACGGCGTCTGGTGGGCGAGGCGCTCGGCGTCGTGCAGGGCGTGATCGCCGACCACCCCGAGCTCGCCGACCTGCTCGACCTGGCGATGGCGGACGTGCCCGGGAACGGGGACGTCCAGCAGCGGTTGTTCGCGGAGCTGACCGCCGAGCACAGCCGCCGGATGGAGCGCCTCGGGCTGACACCCTGA
- a CDS encoding DUF3107 domain-containing protein — translation MGVEITIGVRHVARELVLETDQTSEEVAKVVARTIENDEPLQLTDTRGRRVIVPASALGYVEIGGDETRKVGFHNI, via the coding sequence ATGGGCGTGGAGATCACGATCGGCGTACGGCACGTGGCACGCGAGCTGGTGCTGGAGACCGACCAGACCTCCGAGGAGGTCGCGAAGGTCGTGGCCAGGACCATCGAGAACGATGAGCCGCTGCAGCTCACCGACACCCGTGGTCGCCGAGTGATCGTGCCGGCAAGCGCCCTGGGCTACGTCGAGATCGGTGGGGACGAGACCCGCAAGGTCGGCTTCCACAACATCTGA
- a CDS encoding TetR/AcrR family transcriptional regulator: MTETAPRPRSPRMARDARRAQVLTVALDLFAREGFHHVSMDDIAERAQVSKPVLYRHFPSKLDLYLAVVDHRGEALVAAVGAALAAADPDDPQGGRAVVRGIVRAYVEFVEDAGDSFSLLFESDVTHDNDVRLRVDQASAEAARAICGGLRELAGLPPEHAELLSTALVGMARVAATSRYRSRRVAVDETVELVTQLAWRGVAGLVRDRPEPGDDAPEQCSGT; encoded by the coding sequence GTGACCGAGACCGCGCCGCGCCCCAGGAGTCCCCGCATGGCGCGGGACGCCCGCCGCGCCCAGGTGCTCACGGTCGCCCTCGACCTGTTCGCGCGCGAGGGGTTCCACCACGTCTCGATGGACGACATCGCCGAGCGCGCGCAGGTGAGCAAGCCGGTCCTCTACCGGCACTTCCCGTCGAAGCTCGACCTCTACCTCGCCGTCGTCGACCACCGGGGCGAGGCGCTCGTCGCGGCCGTCGGCGCCGCCCTGGCAGCGGCGGACCCGGACGACCCGCAGGGCGGTCGCGCCGTCGTGCGCGGCATCGTGCGCGCGTACGTGGAGTTCGTCGAGGATGCCGGCGACTCCTTCTCGCTGCTCTTCGAGTCGGACGTGACGCACGACAACGACGTCCGGCTGCGCGTCGACCAGGCGTCGGCCGAGGCGGCCCGGGCGATCTGCGGCGGCCTGCGCGAGCTCGCCGGCCTGCCGCCCGAGCATGCGGAGCTGCTCAGCACGGCCCTGGTCGGGATGGCACGGGTCGCGGCCACCTCGCGCTACCGGAGCCGGCGGGTCGCGGTGGACGAGACCGTCGAGCTCGTGACCCAGCTCGCGTGGCGCGGGGTGGCCGGCCTGGTCCGCGACCGACCGGAGCCCGGCGACGACGCTCCCGAGCAGTGTTCCGGCACGTGA
- a CDS encoding DUF3152 domain-containing protein yields the protein MTSAHSGARSPARARPRTPPRHGTGRRSWRPPRAPGQRFGPLALAAGVAVGLAGGVVTGTAIERSGVEATVAAAGVSVSRPDEGLPGRGAFERVVGGVGAAAEVPSDGSPTLVDSVLVDSRADQVGPPSAATPAVPVAIDPSALDAAGLTFADREAGLLSTVVPDGLSGELVVVPGSEPAPAPERAVRTVRVEVEAGLDVDGEMFARTVMATLNDPRGWGADGSVSFARTDGDADLRVVLASPGTVDDLCAPLSTVGEYSCGSDGAAVINDKRWVFTTPDFADKTLYRQYVINHEVGHLLGHGHLECPGPGEVAPLMQQQTVGVAPCIANGWPFPDAA from the coding sequence GTGACCTCCGCCCATTCCGGGGCGCGGAGCCCGGCGCGGGCCCGACCCCGGACCCCACCGCGCCATGGCACAGGTCGGCGCTCGTGGCGCCCGCCGCGTGCGCCGGGACAGCGGTTCGGTCCGCTGGCGCTCGCCGCCGGGGTCGCCGTCGGCCTGGCGGGCGGCGTCGTGACCGGGACCGCGATCGAGCGTTCGGGGGTCGAGGCGACGGTCGCGGCGGCCGGGGTGTCCGTGTCCCGGCCGGACGAGGGCCTGCCCGGCCGGGGCGCCTTCGAACGGGTCGTCGGCGGCGTCGGTGCTGCTGCCGAGGTGCCGTCCGACGGGTCGCCCACGCTGGTGGACAGCGTGCTCGTGGACAGCAGGGCGGACCAGGTCGGCCCGCCGTCGGCCGCGACCCCTGCCGTACCGGTGGCCATCGATCCGTCGGCGCTCGACGCGGCGGGCCTGACGTTCGCCGACCGCGAGGCCGGTCTGCTGTCGACAGTCGTTCCGGACGGGCTCAGCGGCGAGCTCGTCGTCGTGCCGGGCAGCGAACCGGCGCCGGCGCCCGAGCGCGCCGTGCGGACGGTCCGGGTCGAGGTCGAGGCGGGACTCGACGTTGACGGTGAGATGTTCGCGCGGACGGTGATGGCGACCCTCAACGACCCGCGCGGCTGGGGCGCCGACGGCTCGGTGAGCTTCGCGCGGACCGACGGCGACGCCGACCTCCGGGTCGTCCTGGCCTCGCCGGGCACGGTCGACGACCTGTGCGCACCGCTGAGCACTGTCGGCGAGTACTCGTGCGGCAGCGACGGGGCTGCGGTCATCAACGACAAGCGCTGGGTCTTCACGACGCCCGACTTCGCCGACAAGACCCTGTACCGCCAGTACGTGATCAATCACGAGGTCGGTCACCTGCTCGGCCACGGGCACCTCGAGTGCCCGGGTCCCGGTGAGGTCGCGCCGCTGATGCAGCAGCAGACGGTCGGGGTCGCGCCGTGCATCGCGAACGGGTGGCCGTTCCCGGACGCCGCCTGA
- a CDS encoding ATP-dependent DNA helicase, producing the protein MPLTLRSPAPPAAWPVPDDDQRRVLEHRGPALLVLGPAGSGRTTTALAVVADRIDSGEVRPQDVLLLAPTRRAAARLRDALSARLLRTTGVPIVRTPAAAAFSVLRARDALLGDPAPTLISGPEQDLVLAELLAGHAEAQGVDIAWPPRVPAQALGLRAFRDELRDLLMRAAERGLLPADLEALGVRHARPEWSAAARLYAEYLDVTRLRAATPDAGARYDAAVVVDEAADALETWDADLPGATRPRWRLVVVDDYQESTAATVRLLHVLVADGAALVLLADPDLAVQTFRGAQPGLVAEATVPTGTGGLGAFGADQMVLGRVWRHGPELRRVARQVTDAIHGTVRRQRTVGPATDAAGDVAVRLLRSPAQEAACIAYLLRAARLEHGLPWSEMAVVVRSGAQVAELRRALLAAAVPVAVLGSDVPLRAEPAVRPLLLALATVLEPDGLTADRAAELLTSPLGGLDAVGLRRLRRALRSEEIAGGGVRTSDPLLVDALAGPERSVTLPATVRRAVQRVARVLAAGRQTVAGSGATALDVLWSLWSTAGLAEAWRRTALTGGSAGARGDRDLDAVLALFAAAERFVDRMPQASPSAFLEHLQSQDLPADTLAAHGDLAESVALLTAAGAAGGQWDLVVVAGVQEGVWPDLRLRDSLLGAQDLVDVLTGRGARSHGADGFAAARAAVLDDELRAFAVAVSRARRCLVVTAVSDADHQPSPLLDLVEPRPETVDPLRQYTLLPDDLRLRSVTGDDDARRITVPPALDLRAVVAGCRVELECAPEGEVDATHPAAVLLARLAAEQVCGALPDQWYGAPELSTEAPLWPADALVPLSPSRIESADTCALRWALEAAGGTAASSGEQSLGTLVHSIAAELPTASRAELAAALDRRWGELGLPDGWTGAVQRRRADRIMTHLAQYLAGADEVVAVEAAFTAQIGRTVLRGSVDRLERVTGADGGPDRLRVVDLKTGKTPTPAAKATHNAQLGAYQLAVDAGAFDDLLDGGGRDEPGGAPAPAAGSPAPAAGSPAPAAGERSAGASLVFVGTGNQNVALRDQTALARDAEPGWALDLLDRVVTTVCGSAMSATQNDLCAMCPVRRSCPLQVEGRVVGR; encoded by the coding sequence GTGCCGTTGACCCTCCGCTCTCCCGCGCCACCGGCCGCGTGGCCGGTGCCGGACGACGACCAGCGGCGGGTCCTGGAGCACCGCGGGCCGGCCCTCCTCGTGCTCGGGCCGGCAGGCAGTGGTCGGACGACGACGGCGCTCGCGGTCGTCGCCGATCGCATCGACAGCGGAGAGGTCCGGCCGCAGGACGTCCTGCTGCTCGCGCCGACCCGTCGCGCGGCAGCCCGGCTGCGTGACGCGCTCTCGGCCAGGCTGCTCCGGACGACCGGCGTGCCGATCGTCAGGACACCCGCCGCCGCGGCGTTCTCGGTGCTCCGGGCGCGTGACGCACTGCTCGGCGACCCGGCGCCGACCCTGATCAGCGGTCCCGAGCAGGACCTCGTCCTGGCCGAGCTCCTGGCGGGCCACGCCGAGGCCCAGGGCGTCGACATCGCGTGGCCGCCCCGCGTGCCTGCGCAGGCGCTGGGCCTGCGGGCCTTCCGCGACGAGCTGCGCGACCTGCTGATGCGCGCGGCCGAGCGTGGGCTGCTACCCGCCGACCTCGAGGCGCTGGGCGTGCGTCACGCGCGACCGGAGTGGTCCGCCGCCGCCCGGCTGTACGCCGAGTACCTCGACGTGACCCGGCTGCGCGCCGCCACCCCCGACGCCGGTGCGCGCTACGACGCCGCCGTGGTCGTCGACGAGGCCGCCGATGCCCTGGAGACGTGGGATGCCGACCTGCCCGGTGCGACCCGTCCCCGGTGGCGCCTGGTGGTGGTCGACGACTACCAGGAGTCCACCGCCGCGACGGTGCGGCTGCTGCACGTCCTGGTGGCCGACGGCGCGGCGCTGGTCCTGCTCGCCGACCCGGACCTTGCGGTCCAGACGTTCCGTGGAGCGCAGCCGGGCCTCGTGGCGGAGGCGACGGTCCCGACAGGCACCGGTGGGCTGGGCGCCTTCGGTGCGGACCAGATGGTCCTCGGTCGGGTCTGGCGGCACGGCCCCGAGCTGCGCCGGGTCGCGCGGCAGGTGACCGACGCGATCCATGGGACCGTTCGACGCCAGCGCACGGTCGGGCCGGCGACGGATGCGGCCGGTGACGTCGCCGTCCGGCTGCTCCGGTCGCCGGCGCAGGAGGCGGCCTGCATCGCCTACCTGCTGCGCGCGGCCCGGCTCGAGCACGGGCTGCCGTGGAGCGAGATGGCCGTCGTGGTGCGGTCGGGCGCCCAGGTCGCCGAGCTGCGACGCGCGCTGCTCGCCGCCGCGGTGCCGGTAGCGGTCCTCGGCAGCGACGTCCCGCTGCGTGCGGAGCCCGCCGTCCGCCCGTTGCTGCTCGCCCTGGCCACGGTGCTCGAGCCGGACGGTTTGACCGCCGACCGGGCCGCCGAGCTGCTCACGTCACCGCTCGGTGGGCTGGATGCCGTCGGTCTGCGCCGGCTGCGCCGGGCGCTCCGCTCCGAGGAGATCGCCGGCGGCGGGGTCCGGACGAGCGACCCGCTGCTCGTGGATGCCCTGGCCGGTCCGGAGCGGTCCGTGACGCTCCCGGCGACGGTCCGACGCGCGGTGCAGCGGGTCGCGCGGGTGCTCGCGGCCGGTCGTCAGACCGTCGCCGGCTCGGGTGCGACAGCGCTCGACGTCCTGTGGTCGCTGTGGTCGACGGCGGGCCTGGCCGAGGCCTGGCGCCGGACCGCGCTGACCGGCGGGTCCGCAGGTGCGCGCGGTGACCGGGACCTCGACGCCGTGCTCGCGCTCTTCGCCGCGGCCGAACGGTTCGTCGACCGGATGCCGCAGGCGTCGCCGTCCGCGTTCCTCGAGCACCTGCAGTCCCAGGACCTGCCCGCGGACACCCTCGCGGCGCACGGCGACCTCGCCGAGTCGGTCGCCCTGCTCACCGCGGCAGGCGCTGCCGGAGGCCAGTGGGACCTCGTCGTGGTCGCGGGCGTGCAGGAGGGGGTGTGGCCCGACCTCCGGCTGCGCGACTCGCTGCTCGGGGCGCAGGACCTCGTCGACGTGCTCACCGGGCGCGGCGCGCGCAGCCACGGCGCGGACGGCTTCGCCGCCGCGCGCGCGGCGGTGCTCGACGACGAGCTGCGGGCCTTCGCCGTCGCTGTCTCGCGTGCACGCCGCTGCCTGGTCGTGACGGCGGTCAGCGACGCCGACCACCAGCCGTCGCCACTGCTCGATCTCGTCGAGCCCCGGCCGGAGACGGTCGACCCGCTGCGGCAGTACACCCTTCTGCCGGACGACCTGCGGCTCCGCAGCGTGACCGGGGACGACGACGCACGCCGGATCACTGTGCCGCCTGCGCTCGACCTGCGCGCCGTCGTGGCGGGCTGCCGGGTCGAGCTCGAGTGCGCGCCGGAGGGCGAGGTCGACGCCACGCACCCGGCTGCCGTGCTGCTCGCGCGGCTTGCCGCGGAGCAGGTCTGCGGGGCCCTGCCCGACCAGTGGTACGGCGCGCCGGAGCTCAGCACCGAGGCCCCGTTGTGGCCGGCCGACGCCCTCGTGCCGCTCTCGCCGTCCAGGATCGAGTCGGCCGACACCTGCGCGCTGCGCTGGGCCCTCGAGGCGGCCGGCGGCACGGCCGCGAGCTCGGGCGAGCAGTCCCTCGGGACGCTCGTGCACTCGATCGCCGCTGAGCTGCCCACTGCGAGCCGGGCCGAGCTCGCCGCGGCGCTGGATCGTCGGTGGGGTGAGCTCGGGCTGCCGGACGGCTGGACCGGGGCCGTCCAGCGGCGCCGTGCGGACCGGATCATGACCCACCTCGCGCAGTACCTGGCGGGTGCGGACGAGGTGGTCGCGGTCGAGGCGGCGTTCACCGCCCAGATCGGACGGACCGTCCTGCGTGGCTCGGTCGACCGGCTCGAGCGCGTCACCGGCGCCGACGGCGGCCCGGACCGGCTCCGCGTCGTCGACCTCAAGACCGGCAAGACCCCGACGCCCGCAGCGAAGGCGACGCACAACGCGCAGCTCGGTGCCTACCAGCTCGCCGTCGACGCGGGTGCCTTCGACGACCTCCTCGACGGTGGCGGCCGCGACGAGCCGGGCGGCGCACCTGCTCCCGCGGCCGGTTCGCCTGCTCCCGCGGCGGGTTCGCCTGCTCCCGCGGCCGGCGAGCGCAGCGCGGGCGCGTCCCTGGTCTTCGTCGGCACCGGCAACCAGAACGTCGCCCTGCGCGACCAGACGGCCCTGGCACGGGACGCCGAGCCGGGCTGGGCGCTCGACCTGCTCGACCGGGTGGTGACGACGGTGTGCGGTTCGGCGATGTCCGCGACGCAGAACGACCTGTGCGCGATGTGTCCGGTTCGGCGTTCGTGCCCGCTGCAGGTCGAAGGGCGCGTGGTGGGCCGATGA